The following are encoded together in the Daphnia magna isolate NIES linkage group LG8, ASM2063170v1.1, whole genome shotgun sequence genome:
- the LOC116929119 gene encoding LOW QUALITY PROTEIN: protein Asterix (The sequence of the model RefSeq protein was modified relative to this genomic sequence to represent the inferred CDS: deleted 1 base in 1 codon) produces MSGNSNNSSDSRRSDRIHRYKASAFNQNQNGEDLTPDYMNVLGMVFSMCGLMMRLKWCAWAALYCSCISFASSKINDDTKQILSSFMLSISAVVMSYLQNPTPMVLPWSTV; encoded by the exons ATGTCTGGAAACTCAAATAACTCTTCCGATTCACGAAGATCTGATAGGATCCATCG GTATAAGGCATCGGCGTTTAATCAGAATCAGAACGGAGAAGACTTGACTCCCGATTATATGAATGTTTTGGGCATGGTTTTTAGCATGTGCGGGCTTATGATGAGG TTGAAATGGTGTGCTTGGGCTGCCttatattgctcatgcatCAGTTTTGCCAGTTCAAAAATCAACGATGATACT AAGCAAATCCTCAGCAGCTTCAT GCTTTCAATTTCTGCTGTAGTCATGTCTTACCTACAAAACCCAACCCCAATGGTTTTACCATGGTCAACTGTGTGA